The following is a genomic window from Adhaeribacter radiodurans.
AAGTAGCCGCCATCTGTAGTAGTAGTAATGGCGCTCAGAAAATCACCGTAACTGGTACCAAAAACGCCACCATCGCCCGTAGTTCCACCAAAGGTTTTATCCCATATTTTACCCCCGTTTTCCCCAATCTTAACCAACCAATAATCATCATCACCCCGATTAGCTTCGGTTTTATCTAATCCAATTCCTGAAGCAGAAGAGCCACCTAATACATACGCACCATTAGCTGAAATAAGAGTAGTTAAGTTATCCGTGCTACGACCGCCGAACGTTTTATCCCAAACTTTTCCACCACTCGCGTTAATTTTTACTATCCAATAATCAGTAAAGCCTTTATTGCCGGCGGTTTTATCAGCGGTTATGTCCGAATCGGAAGTGCCTCCTAACAGATAGCTGCCATCACTAGTATTTACTAAACTTTGCAGAACATCTGTGTTATACCCGCCAAAGGTTTTATCCCATAATTTTGTGCCTTTGCCATCGGTCTTTACTACCCAGTAATCGTCGTTTGAAAAAGAGCCCCGGAAAGTCTGGCTTTTTTCGCCGCTTACTATCGAAGAAGAAGCCCCCCCCAGCAAATAGCCGCCATCGGTAGTAGCCAGTATAGACGTAAAATTATCTCTGCCATTGCCGCCAATCGTTTTATCCCACACCTTAGCGCCCAGGCTATTTATTTTAACCAGCCAGAAATCAGAAATATCTAAGTAGTTTTCGGAGTTGTCGCGACTTGGTTCGCTTTTATCACCGCTCTTGCCCGAACGAGAATAGCCGCCTAATATATAACCACCGTCGGAGGTAGGAACAATGGCCTTTAATACATCTTCGTCAAGGCCGCCAAATGTCTTATCCCAAACCTTATTACCTTTTTCGTCAATTTTTACAATCCAGTAATCCGAGCCACCTTGGCTATCCTGGCTTTTATCGGCACCCGCATAAGAGTAGGAGAATCCTCCTAACAAATAACCACCACCCGGAGCGGCCACTATTGTTTCCAAGCCGTCGTTGCTGTAGCCGCCGTACGACTTATCCCAGATTTTAGTGCCGTTCTCGCTAATTTTAATCAACCAGAAATCATTACCTCCTTTTCTTTCAGCAGTTTTATCTTGATAAATATCCGAGTCAGAATTGCCTGCGAGCAAATAACCGCCATCTTGGGTGCGCACCATTGTTTCAAAGGAAGATGTTCCCCAATAATCTTCGTAATAATTTTTAAATCCTCCGAAGGTTTTATCCCACTGTTTCGTTTGAGCTAATATTTGGGGAGGGTAAAAGCTACTTCCTGAAAAAATAATAAACCATAACAACAAATACCAAGGATTGGAGCGCGGAAAAGTTAAATTCATAAATGAGGCACGTAATTTTATAGCATTTATTTAAATCAAGATAAATATCTAGCTATAAGCTCGATAAAAGGAAAGTACAGGTTTTAAAAACGAAGCTTATTTCTAACCTAGCTTATACGCGTACCTGCAAGTTGTGGCGGTCGGGGAATAAATTAATTATAGGATAATTTAATTATTACCAGAAATTAATATTTATTTAGCGATAAAATTACAAAAAAGGTTCCGTATCCAGTATAAGGAAAGTTAAGTTTATTAAAAGGAGGGAACTTTTATTAAAAAAGTAATTAGCAAAGAATTTCTTTCGCACCTTCTTAAAAGCCGACCTTGTAAGTTTTAAGTAAACCAAAAAGGCAAATCCTTAAGAATAGTAAAAATAATTAAAAGCAGGAGAGAAGAATTTAGGAAAGATGAACCAGCAGGCAAAGCTATAATTAATAATATAGCGCGGAGAATTTACTTTTTTGCTAGTGTGTGAATAATTATATTTCGATATTTTAATAAGCTTGTTATTTCTTGGTTTTAGTAAAGTAGTAACTAAAGAAATCAGTAGAAATTTAAACGCATCAATTCCTACTGAAGCTTACCATAAAACACGCCAGGAGCAAAAATGTATCTGTTTAATTTAAGCAGGCTTGGCACAAATCTTACAAGCTGTACGTTGCCGGTTCATAACAGCTGTACCACGGGTAACGGTTTCAATGCCGGCTTTGCAGCGCTTTAGTACACTGCACGTTTTGCTTAGGTGGTAAGTAGTAGCGCCTTCGCTGGCACAGATATATACCTTGCGGGCAGCATCTGAAGGACGAGGGATGTTTTGCGCAACTGTTTTATCGGAGTTGTTTGAAGTCCGACGACTTTTACGGAATTCCCAGGGCGCAACAGGGTTGCGTTTCTCCCATAAGCCCCGGTGGTTCTGCCGTGCTTCTATTTCTAATTGGGCCAAGGTTTTGTCGCGGGAATAAGCTTTATAATGCCAGGCGTACCCATTTCGCACCAGCTCATTGTTTAAGGTGCGGCCATCCGGTAAAATAATAGTACCCACTGTTCGGCCATAACGGTCGTTGCCATCCACTACTAAGTTTACCATTTTACCGAAGCACAAATCAGAAGTAAACTGCCGGGCTATGGTACCATAATCCTGATTCTTTTCGGGAGCATCTACCCCGAGTAACCGCACGCGTACAGGCTTTCCATCTTTTAAAAGCTCAATAGTATCGCCGTCTTTTATGGCAATTACCTTGTAGCCAGTAGCAGAACTGGTACTTTTTTCAGCAACTGTTTCGGTTTGGTGTTGCCGGCAAGACCAAAGTAAACACCAAAACAGCAAATAAATTATAGTTGGATGAAAGGAACGTGGGCGCATACGTTTAAAAGAGTTTAGAAAGTAAAAAATACTATAAAATTCAGTACTATGCTATAATTTACGCGTAAGCTTCGGTTTCGTAACCTACTATTTTTATAAAGCTTTGGCCACTTGCTTGCTTGTTTACTTGTATTTGGGTACTGATTCGTTCTTTTAAAGCTTCTACGTGCGATATAACCCCGATTAATTTGCCTCCGGCCTGTAAGTTTTCGAGGGCACTTATGGCAATATCCAAAGTGTCAGTATCCAGGGTGCCAAAACCTTCGTCGATAAACAATGAATTAATTTGCGCTTTACGGCCCGCCAAATCCGATAACCCCAAGGCTAATGCTAAACTTACCAGAAAACTTTCGCCGCCCGATAAAGTATTCATAGAGCGCACGGCATCGGCCTGGTACGTATCAATAATTTGTAATTCTAAATCCTGAGTAGGAGTTTTAAAAATACGGTACCGTTCGTTTAATTTTACTAAATGTCGGTTAGCAAGTTCGGTTAAATGGGCTAAGGTAAGTCCCTGGGCAAATTTACTAAACTTTTTACCATCGGCGGAGCCAATAAGAGATGCCATTTTATCCCAGCGTAAAAATTCTTTTTGCTGAATATCTACTTGTGCTGCCGTTTCGTGGTACTTGGCTTTTACCTCAGCATCTTGTTCCAATTGCCTTTGCAGCGATCCTATTTGCTGGTGTAAACGGGCTATGCTGGTATTCAGGTTTTCTATTTCCGTTTGTAAATCTATCAGAGAGCTATTAGTAAGTTGCCGGGTCTGTTCCTGATTCAATTCCTGTTCGGTATCGGCGTACAATTTTTGGTTTTCAGCTAAAGCGCGTTCGGCTTGTTTTTGCAACAGCTCAATCCGGTGCGCTTCGTCGTCGGTTAAAAATAATTGCACCAGTGTTTCTACCGAATCAATATTATGCGCTTGTACCGAGTGGTGCAGCTCGGTAGTTAAGGTAGTTACTTGTGCTTGCACCCGCGTTAACTCGGTTTGCCATTGTTGTTGCCGACTTTGTGCCAGCCGCATTTGCTCTTGCTTTTGCAGGAAAGAATTGTGTAAGTTTTCTAATAACTGAGTTTGCTGGTGTAAAGTAGTTTTTAAACGTTCGCGTTCGGTTTGAGGCATTTTAGTGCCAAATAATTGCTGTCGGGTATGAAGGAGTTGTTGTAAATGTGCCTGATCTTTTTGAAGCTGTATTTTATTTTGTTGAAGCAGATTGCCCTTTTCGGTAATATTTTCTTGCAGGTTAGCTTGCTCGGTTTCCGTTTGTTTTAGAGTTAAATTTAGTTTTTGTACTTGTTCGGTTTGCCCCGCGAACGCTTTGGCGAGTTGTTGTAATTTCGCTTCTATCTCCTGACTTTTATCCAGCGTAAACGTGATATTAAAACGCAGCAAAAACGACTGAATTTGTTCGGAAACAACGAGTTGTTGTTCTTTTAAATCCGTAAGGTCCGTTTGAAGGTATTGCATTTGCCGAACGGCCTGTTCTTCTTTTTCCTGGGCCCGGATAATTTCGTGTTCCCGCCGTAATGTTATTTCTTTTTGTTCCTGCTGTATTTTCTCCAGACGGCGGTATTCTTCTTCGTTTTGCCGGAGTTTGGTAAGCAGTTCTTTTTTCTCCTGGTAAAGGCTTTGGTAACGAAGCAATAAATCCAGAATGGCAACTTCAGAGTAAATCACCAATTCATCGGGTATCTGTTCCTGATTTACTTTGAATTTACTAACTATCTGAGTCTGCTCGGTTTGCAGGTCTATTACTTGTTTTTGCTCGTTTACTAGCAAAGCTTGTAAAGAGCTTAAGTGTAAAGCCAGTATTGTTTGCTGATCAATTAATTCTGCTACTACTTGTTGTTGCGTATGGCATTTTTGCTCGGCTTCGGTAACGTTGCTGTGGTATTGGTTTAGTACGAAGGGATGATGCTCAGAGCCGCAAAGCGGGCAAGGCTGATGCGGTTGTAGTAATTCCCGGTCGGCTTCGTACTTCTGAATCTGGCGTTGTAAATCTACAATTTGCTGCAAATGTTGCAACGTTTCGGTGGCGTGCTGTTTTTTAGTAATTAACTCATTAGTCGCCTGATTTGCTTGCTGCTGTTCCGTTTTATTTACCTGAATACTTTGCTTTAAGATTTCCAGTTTGTTGGTAATTTGCTGGTATTGCTGCGCCAATTGGCTTTGTTGTTCCAGTAAACGAATTCGGGCGGGTAACTCGTTGCAAGTATTTTCTAATTCAGCAAAAGACTTACCGGCTAGCAGATTCTGGCTGGTTTGTTGCAAAAGCGTTATTTGCGCTGAAATAGTTAATGCGTTATTTTGGTCTTGTTCTAGTTGCTGTTTTTGGTGCTGAATTATTTGGCTGGCCGATTTTTGCGCAGCTTCTTGTTCGGTATACTCCTGTAAAGCTTCTTTTAACTTCCGGTGAATATCGCGCAAGTCTTTTACTCCTTGCTGGTACGTAATAATTTCCCTGTCCAGGAATTGGGCTGGTTGATTTTGCTGAAGCCAATTTTGAGTTTGCTCTAATTGAAGCTGAATTTGCTGCAGGGTGGTTTGCTTAGCTATTAAAAGTTGTTTTAGCTTTTCCAGTTCTTCCCCGGCTTGAATATAATTTTGCCGGTTTTTTAAAAAGTGTTCTTTGTCCCGGGCAATAATAGAATCCTGGCGGGTAACTTCGTGAAAAATGGGCTCCGCCGCTTCGAGTTCTTGCTGCGCTTGTAAAACCTGCTGTCTGGACAAGGCTAAACGTTGCTCTGCTTCCTGGGTTTGTTGCTCGTAATTGGGCAGTAAACGCGCAATGTGCAATAAATTCTGGTCTAACTGTTGTGCCTGATTTTGCGACGACCTTATTTCGACTAAAGCTGGTTTAAATTGTAAGGCGCGTTGGTGCTGCTGTAACTTTATAAATTCTGATTGCTGTGCTTCGAAACGGGCGGTTAATACTTGCAATTCGGCGGCTAAGCCGGTTTTTTTCTGTTGCAATTGCTCCAGGCGCATTAACCAGTTTGCCTGTTGTTCCCGGTCTTGTTTAATTTTTTGCTGCCCCTGAATTTGGCTTTGCAAATCGGCAACTTGCGCCTGAAAAGTGGCTACTTGTTCTTCTGTTAGTAATTCAGAATTATCGAGTTTTGCCCGTAAAAACTCCAGCGTTTTCTTTTCTTTATCTGCCTGGCGGTAAGCCCATACCGAGATGCGGGAGTAAATGCCCGTATCCGTAATTTTTTCGAGTAAATCGCTGCGCTCGCTTTCGCTGGCTTTTAAAAAACGCGTAAAATCGCCTTGCGAAAGTATTACCGACCGTAAGAACTGGCTGTAATCCAAACCACTTATTTCGGCTACTTTAACCGGAACTTCGCTAGGTTTTAAATCCATTAATTTTTGGTCCGGAAGGGTAAGCAATTCCATGTGGATAGGCTGCAGTTTCCCGTCGGTTTTTTTGCGGCTCCGATAGATCGACCATTTAGACCGGTACTTTTTATCTTTTACCTCAAATTCTACTTCCGAAAAAGATTCACCTGTGTGGCGGGTCATTATTTCAAATGCATCGCGATCGTGCCGGTGGACTCGCCCGAAAAGCCCAAC
Proteins encoded in this region:
- a CDS encoding SbcC/MukB-like Walker B domain-containing protein, with product MKILGVRFLNLNSLKGLHEIRFDQSPLADAGLFAITGPTGAGKTTLLDAITVGLFGRVHRHDRDAFEIMTRHTGESFSEVEFEVKDKKYRSKWSIYRSRKKTDGKLQPIHMELLTLPDQKLMDLKPSEVPVKVAEISGLDYSQFLRSVILSQGDFTRFLKASESERSDLLEKITDTGIYSRISVWAYRQADKEKKTLEFLRAKLDNSELLTEEQVATFQAQVADLQSQIQGQQKIKQDREQQANWLMRLEQLQQKKTGLAAELQVLTARFEAQQSEFIKLQQHQRALQFKPALVEIRSSQNQAQQLDQNLLHIARLLPNYEQQTQEAEQRLALSRQQVLQAQQELEAAEPIFHEVTRQDSIIARDKEHFLKNRQNYIQAGEELEKLKQLLIAKQTTLQQIQLQLEQTQNWLQQNQPAQFLDREIITYQQGVKDLRDIHRKLKEALQEYTEQEAAQKSASQIIQHQKQQLEQDQNNALTISAQITLLQQTSQNLLAGKSFAELENTCNELPARIRLLEQQSQLAQQYQQITNKLEILKQSIQVNKTEQQQANQATNELITKKQHATETLQHLQQIVDLQRQIQKYEADRELLQPHQPCPLCGSEHHPFVLNQYHSNVTEAEQKCHTQQQVVAELIDQQTILALHLSSLQALLVNEQKQVIDLQTEQTQIVSKFKVNQEQIPDELVIYSEVAILDLLLRYQSLYQEKKELLTKLRQNEEEYRRLEKIQQEQKEITLRREHEIIRAQEKEEQAVRQMQYLQTDLTDLKEQQLVVSEQIQSFLLRFNITFTLDKSQEIEAKLQQLAKAFAGQTEQVQKLNLTLKQTETEQANLQENITEKGNLLQQNKIQLQKDQAHLQQLLHTRQQLFGTKMPQTERERLKTTLHQQTQLLENLHNSFLQKQEQMRLAQSRQQQWQTELTRVQAQVTTLTTELHHSVQAHNIDSVETLVQLFLTDDEAHRIELLQKQAERALAENQKLYADTEQELNQEQTRQLTNSSLIDLQTEIENLNTSIARLHQQIGSLQRQLEQDAEVKAKYHETAAQVDIQQKEFLRWDKMASLIGSADGKKFSKFAQGLTLAHLTELANRHLVKLNERYRIFKTPTQDLELQIIDTYQADAVRSMNTLSGGESFLVSLALALGLSDLAGRKAQINSLFIDEGFGTLDTDTLDIAISALENLQAGGKLIGVISHVEALKERISTQIQVNKQASGQSFIKIVGYETEAYA
- a CDS encoding thermonuclease family protein, translating into MRPRSFHPTIIYLLFWCLLWSCRQHQTETVAEKSTSSATGYKVIAIKDGDTIELLKDGKPVRVRLLGVDAPEKNQDYGTIARQFTSDLCFGKMVNLVVDGNDRYGRTVGTIILPDGRTLNNELVRNGYAWHYKAYSRDKTLAQLEIEARQNHRGLWEKRNPVAPWEFRKSRRTSNNSDKTVAQNIPRPSDAARKVYICASEGATTYHLSKTCSVLKRCKAGIETVTRGTAVMNRQRTACKICAKPA